A portion of the Blastochloris tepida genome contains these proteins:
- a CDS encoding MFS transporter produces the protein MNGGEPVAAKIKQTIEPTFGQILAYAAPALPLAALALPFYVLVPEFYARSVGLPIATVGAVLLAVRVFDAVTDPLIGLLADRTRVRFGRRRIWVAVAAPVTAGAAAMVFLPPDGAGALHLLLWAGLMSVAWTALAVPYFAWGAELSTSYAGRSRVVAARETLTVLGTVVALLAQAAIPALWGGGQASALAGLALLVGLMLPAAAALAVGAAPEPADRSVSRLDLREGSAQMLANRPFRRLLAAFFLNGLANGFPATLFLFYVGDRLGASAYAGPLLLVYFLCGVAGVPAWLALAQRTSKHRAWSLAMLIACAAFVTAAFLGPGDAGLFLVVCVITGLTLGADLILPGAIQADVIDVDTAATGEQRSGLYLAVWSLATKAALAAAVGIAFPVLSWAGFDPAQGAASERGLIALAMLYAAVPVALKLAAIALMWRFPLDAAEQARLRAAIERRQAG, from the coding sequence ATGAACGGTGGCGAGCCGGTCGCGGCCAAAATCAAACAAACGATCGAGCCGACCTTTGGCCAGATCCTCGCCTACGCCGCGCCGGCCCTGCCGCTGGCGGCGCTGGCGCTGCCCTTCTACGTGTTGGTGCCGGAATTCTATGCCCGCAGCGTCGGCCTGCCGATCGCCACCGTCGGCGCGGTGCTGCTGGCGGTGCGCGTCTTCGATGCCGTCACCGACCCGCTGATCGGGCTCCTTGCCGACCGTACCCGCGTACGTTTCGGCCGGCGGCGCATCTGGGTGGCGGTCGCGGCACCGGTCACCGCCGGCGCGGCCGCCATGGTGTTCCTGCCGCCGGACGGTGCCGGCGCTCTCCATCTTCTCCTGTGGGCTGGGCTGATGTCGGTGGCCTGGACGGCGCTGGCCGTGCCCTATTTCGCCTGGGGCGCCGAACTCTCCACCTCCTATGCCGGTCGCAGCCGGGTGGTCGCCGCTCGCGAGACGCTGACCGTCCTCGGCACCGTCGTGGCGCTGCTTGCCCAGGCGGCAATCCCCGCTCTGTGGGGCGGCGGACAGGCGAGCGCGTTGGCGGGGCTCGCGCTGCTGGTCGGGCTGATGCTTCCGGCCGCGGCGGCATTGGCGGTGGGTGCCGCACCTGAGCCCGCCGACCGCTCGGTGAGCCGGCTCGATTTGCGCGAGGGCTCAGCGCAGATGCTCGCCAACCGGCCGTTCCGGCGGCTCCTGGCGGCGTTCTTCCTCAACGGCCTCGCCAATGGTTTTCCGGCGACGCTGTTCCTGTTCTATGTCGGCGACCGGCTCGGCGCCTCCGCCTATGCCGGCCCGCTGCTGCTGGTCTATTTCCTGTGCGGGGTGGCCGGGGTGCCGGCGTGGCTCGCTCTGGCGCAGCGCACGTCGAAGCACCGCGCGTGGTCGCTGGCCATGCTGATCGCCTGCGCGGCGTTCGTGACGGCGGCGTTCCTCGGCCCCGGCGACGCCGGACTCTTTCTCGTAGTGTGCGTGATCACCGGCCTGACGCTCGGGGCCGACCTGATACTGCCGGGCGCCATCCAGGCCGACGTGATCGATGTCGACACCGCAGCGACCGGCGAGCAGCGCTCGGGCCTCTATCTCGCGGTCTGGAGCCTCGCCACCAAGGCGGCGCTGGCTGCCGCCGTCGGCATCGCCTTTCCGGTCCTGTCGTGGGCAGGCTTCGATCCGGCGCAAGGTGCTGCAAGCGAGCGGGGCCTGATCGCCCTGGCGATGCTCTATGCGGCGGTGCCGGTGGCGCTCAAGCTTGCCGCTATCGCGCTGATGTGGCGCTTTCCGCTCGACGCCGCCGAACAGGCCCGGCTGCGCGCCGCGATCGAGCGGCGGCAGGCAGGCTGA
- a CDS encoding SAM-dependent methyltransferase, protein MTQQPIPVSPETLHLAAPGLPRAARLALSLAARLRHGTLTVQLPDGRSLMLGGAEPGPNAVMIVKDFAFARRLIVSGDLGIAEAYLRGEWESPDLTQFLHLFCSNQDLTQAMLATQPLVRLWQNFRHWLNRNTRRQARRNIEAHYDLGNAFYAAWLDPSMTYSAALFEGGINDLESAQRAKYRQLADELALAPGHTVLEIGCGWGGFAEYAAAERGCKVVGLTISREQFDYATARIAKAGLSDRVEIRYRDYRDEHGLYDRVVSIEMIEAVGESFWPTYFRKLRERLLPGGLAGIQSITIQDRVFDAYRRELDFIRRYIFPGGMLPPPSILRELGAGMGLPLVKEREFGLDYATTLVHWRDRFRAAWPHLAPMGFDERFRRLWEYYLAYCEAGFRSRNIDVRQMIFARAG, encoded by the coding sequence ATGACACAGCAGCCGATCCCGGTTTCGCCCGAAACGCTTCATCTGGCAGCGCCCGGCCTGCCACGCGCGGCGCGCTTGGCGCTGTCGCTCGCCGCCCGGCTCCGGCACGGCACGCTCACCGTCCAGCTTCCGGATGGCCGCAGCCTGATGCTCGGCGGCGCCGAACCCGGGCCGAATGCGGTGATGATCGTCAAGGATTTCGCCTTCGCCCGGCGGCTGATCGTCTCCGGCGATCTCGGCATCGCCGAGGCCTATCTGCGCGGCGAGTGGGAGAGCCCGGACCTGACGCAGTTCCTGCACCTGTTCTGCAGCAACCAGGATCTGACCCAGGCCATGCTCGCTACCCAGCCGCTGGTGCGGCTGTGGCAGAATTTCCGCCACTGGCTGAACCGAAACACCCGCCGGCAGGCCAGGAGGAACATCGAGGCCCATTACGACCTCGGCAACGCCTTCTATGCGGCGTGGCTCGACCCCTCGATGACCTATTCGGCGGCGCTGTTCGAGGGTGGCATCAACGACCTAGAGAGCGCCCAGCGCGCCAAGTACCGCCAGCTCGCCGACGAGCTGGCGCTGGCCCCCGGCCACACCGTGCTGGAGATCGGCTGCGGCTGGGGCGGTTTCGCCGAATACGCCGCGGCCGAGCGCGGCTGCAAGGTGGTGGGCCTCACCATCTCGCGCGAGCAGTTCGACTATGCCACCGCCCGCATCGCCAAAGCTGGCCTGTCCGACCGTGTCGAGATCCGCTACCGCGACTATCGCGACGAGCACGGCCTTTACGACCGTGTCGTCTCCATTGAGATGATCGAGGCGGTGGGCGAGAGCTTCTGGCCGACCTATTTCCGCAAGCTGCGCGAGCGCCTGCTGCCCGGCGGGCTTGCCGGCATCCAGAGCATCACCATCCAGGACCGGGTGTTCGACGCCTACCGCCGCGAGCTCGATTTCATCCGCCGCTATATCTTCCCCGGCGGCATGCTGCCGCCGCCCTCGATCCTGCGGGAGCTCGGTGCCGGCATGGGCCTGCCTTTGGTGAAGGAGCGCGAGTTCGGCCTCGACTACGCCACCACCCTCGTCCACTGGCGCGACCGCTTCCGCGCCGCTTGGCCGCATCTGGCGCCGATGGGCTTCGACGAACGCTTCCGCCGCCTGTGGGAGTACTACCTCGCTTATTGCGAGGCCGGCTTCCGCTCGCGCAACATCGATGTGCGCCAGATGATCTTCGCGCGGGCGGGATGA
- a CDS encoding DUF1365 domain-containing protein, giving the protein MSAESRPLASQRPPPEAAASLFEGVVMHARLRPVGHRFRYRVTSLLIDIDRLAEADRLSPLFSVGRFNLWGFSEADHGAGDGSPLRPWVDDLLAAAGAPHPTRVLLLCYPRVFGAAFDPLSVYWCYAASGELAAIIYSVRNTFGERHAYVCPLMPGEASVAEIRQQAEKRFFVSPFNALDQRYLFRMRPPGEDVAVRILQTDAEGPLLAATFSGHRRALNTANLLRAFFVHPMMTAKVLGAIHWEALRLWLKGVPVRLSARPATAPPPASRDGEFLPTTRDAKSG; this is encoded by the coding sequence ATGAGCGCAGAAAGCCGCCCGCTCGCCAGCCAGCGCCCGCCGCCCGAGGCAGCCGCATCGCTGTTCGAAGGCGTAGTGATGCACGCGCGCCTGCGCCCGGTCGGCCACCGCTTCCGCTACCGCGTGACGAGCCTCCTGATCGACATCGACCGCCTCGCCGAGGCCGATCGCCTGTCGCCGCTGTTCTCGGTCGGGCGGTTCAATCTGTGGGGCTTTTCGGAAGCGGACCACGGCGCGGGCGACGGTTCGCCACTGCGGCCCTGGGTCGATGACCTGCTGGCTGCGGCCGGCGCGCCGCATCCGACGCGGGTGCTGCTGCTGTGCTATCCGCGCGTGTTCGGCGCCGCCTTCGATCCGCTGTCGGTCTATTGGTGCTACGCGGCCTCCGGCGAGCTTGCCGCCATCATCTATTCGGTGCGCAACACCTTCGGCGAGCGCCACGCCTATGTCTGCCCGCTCATGCCCGGCGAGGCGTCGGTGGCCGAGATCCGCCAGCAGGCGGAGAAGCGGTTCTTCGTGTCGCCGTTCAACGCGCTCGATCAGCGCTATCTTTTCCGCATGCGCCCGCCCGGCGAGGATGTCGCGGTGCGCATCCTGCAGACCGACGCCGAGGGGCCGCTGCTCGCCGCGACCTTCTCCGGCCACCGTCGTGCGCTGAATACCGCCAATCTGTTGCGCGCGTTTTTCGTACATCCGATGATGACCGCCAAAGTGCTCGGCGCCATCCACTGGGAAGCCCTGCGGCTGTGGCTGAAGGGCGTTCCCGTCCGACTGTCGGCCCGGCCGGCAACAGCACCCCCGCCGGCCAGCCGGGACGGAGAGTTCCTGCCCACCACCCGTGATGCGAAATCCGGCTGA
- a CDS encoding NAD(P)/FAD-dependent oxidoreductase has protein sequence MRIAVIGSGIAGNAAAWALGANHDVVLFEREPRPGGHSHTVDVDYDGTPVSVDTGFIVYNERNYPNFTALLAHLGVASHVSDMSFALSLGDGAFEWSGQSLDTVFAQRSNLVSPGFLWMLKEVWRFNTEAPAARQSGDLDGLTLGAWLDRRRFSRRFVDHYIVPMGAAIWSTPFDRLLDFPAASFVSFFENHRLVNLRQIVWRTVTGGSRSYVDALLAAFRGTLRLAAPVAAVRRTSDGVEVIDRGGAAEAFDQVVFATHAPDTLALLADASEAERAILSALPYRPNRVFLHRDANLMPRRRKVWSAWNVTGAIPSPDDGAREVAVTYWMNRLQGIDPNRPLFVSLNPVRDPDPNLVFRTFEYDHPQYDARAIDAQARLSTIQGKNRAWFAGAWTGYGFHEDGLVSGLTVAEALGGVIPWRTVPRNVFPAAA, from the coding sequence ATGCGCATCGCCGTGATCGGTTCCGGCATCGCCGGCAACGCCGCCGCCTGGGCGCTGGGCGCGAACCATGACGTGGTGCTGTTTGAGCGCGAGCCGCGCCCCGGCGGCCACAGCCACACCGTCGATGTCGATTATGACGGCACGCCGGTTTCGGTCGATACCGGCTTCATCGTCTACAACGAGCGGAACTACCCGAACTTCACCGCGCTGCTCGCCCATCTCGGGGTGGCGAGCCATGTCAGCGACATGAGCTTCGCGCTGTCGCTGGGCGACGGCGCATTCGAGTGGTCCGGCCAGTCGCTCGACACCGTATTCGCGCAGCGCAGCAATCTTGTCTCGCCCGGCTTCTTGTGGATGCTGAAGGAGGTCTGGCGCTTCAACACCGAGGCCCCGGCGGCGCGCCAGTCCGGCGATCTCGACGGGCTGACGCTCGGCGCGTGGCTCGACCGGCGGCGCTTCTCGCGCCGCTTCGTCGACCACTACATCGTACCGATGGGCGCGGCGATCTGGTCGACGCCGTTCGACCGCCTGCTGGATTTCCCGGCGGCGAGCTTCGTATCGTTCTTCGAGAACCACCGGCTGGTGAACCTGCGCCAGATCGTCTGGCGCACGGTCACCGGCGGCAGCAGGTCCTATGTCGATGCGCTGCTCGCCGCCTTCCGCGGCACGCTGCGTCTCGCCGCGCCGGTCGCCGCCGTGCGCCGCACCAGCGACGGCGTCGAGGTGATCGATCGCGGGGGCGCGGCCGAAGCCTTCGATCAGGTGGTTTTCGCCACCCACGCGCCCGACACGCTGGCGCTGTTGGCGGATGCCTCCGAGGCCGAGCGTGCCATCCTGTCGGCGCTACCCTACCGGCCGAACCGCGTGTTCCTGCATCGCGATGCCAACCTGATGCCCAGGCGCCGCAAGGTATGGTCGGCCTGGAACGTCACCGGCGCCATCCCCTCCCCGGACGACGGCGCCCGCGAGGTCGCCGTCACCTACTGGATGAACCGGCTCCAGGGCATCGATCCGAACCGGCCGCTGTTCGTCAGCCTCAATCCGGTGCGCGACCCGGACCCCAACCTCGTGTTCCGCACCTTCGAATACGACCACCCGCAATATGACGCGCGGGCGATCGATGCCCAGGCCCGGCTTTCCACCATTCAGGGGAAGAACCGCGCATGGTTTGCCGGCGCCTGGACTGGCTACGGCTTCCACGAGGATGGGCTGGTGTCCGGCCTCACTGTCGCCGAGGCGCTGGGCGGCGTCATCCCGTGGCGCACCGTGCCACGCAACGTCTTCCCGGCAGCGGCATGA
- a CDS encoding cryptochrome/photolyase family protein, giving the protein MPRDNHATNPDGPAVVWFRFDLRLSDNPALTAATDSGRPVLGLFVQDEAGHGSRPLGAAARWWLAGSLRALQAALARVGVPLILRRGPAAVVIPDVLREAGAGMIAWNPRPMSAEQAADDAVRRIVAETLPHVAIADGLRRTALLHDPAALRGRVFTPFWKTVTAKLAPPAPLPVPPLRAGLSIASDRLADWGLEPTAPDWAGGLRETWTPGEAGAAARLADFLDQGIAGYATLRDRPDLAHVSMLSPHLRFGEITPGQVWHTVQTALASGRAAAPDADKFLSELGWREFSQNLLHHHPNLAAANLQPRFDAFPWRPDDRLLRAWQRGATGYPIVDAGMRQLWRTGWMHNRVRMITASFLVKHLLQDWRAGEAWFWDTLVDADPASNPASWQWVAGCGADAAPYFRIFNPILQGEKFDPDGAYVRRFIPELAGLPSAIIHQPWRASPLERAAAGVRLGDTYPAPIVDHAWARNRALAAFAEIKSNAA; this is encoded by the coding sequence ATGCCCCGTGACAACCACGCGACCAACCCCGACGGGCCGGCCGTCGTGTGGTTTCGGTTCGACCTCCGCCTGTCCGACAATCCGGCCCTGACGGCGGCTACCGACTCCGGCCGGCCGGTCCTCGGCCTCTTTGTACAGGACGAAGCGGGGCATGGTTCGCGCCCGCTCGGGGCGGCGGCACGCTGGTGGCTCGCCGGCTCGCTGCGAGCGCTCCAAGCCGCCCTCGCACGCGTCGGCGTGCCGTTGATCCTGCGGCGCGGCCCGGCGGCCGTTGTCATCCCAGACGTGCTGCGCGAGGCCGGTGCCGGCATGATCGCCTGGAACCCCCGCCCCATGTCGGCCGAACAGGCGGCCGACGATGCGGTTCGCAGGATCGTCGCGGAGACTCTGCCGCACGTCGCCATCGCCGATGGCCTGCGCCGCACCGCGCTGCTGCACGACCCGGCCGCACTGCGCGGGCGGGTGTTCACCCCGTTCTGGAAGACGGTCACGGCCAAGCTCGCGCCGCCCGCACCGCTGCCGGTGCCGCCGCTCCGCGCCGGCCTGAGCATCGCGTCCGACCGCCTCGCCGACTGGGGGCTGGAGCCGACCGCGCCCGACTGGGCCGGCGGCCTGCGCGAGACCTGGACCCCCGGCGAGGCCGGCGCGGCCGCCCGCCTCGCCGATTTCCTCGACCAAGGCATCGCCGGCTATGCGACGCTGCGCGACCGGCCGGACCTCGCCCACGTCTCGATGCTGTCGCCGCATCTGCGCTTCGGCGAGATCACGCCCGGGCAGGTCTGGCACACAGTGCAGACGGCGCTGGCGAGCGGGCGGGCGGCGGCGCCCGATGCCGACAAGTTCCTGTCCGAGCTCGGCTGGCGCGAGTTCTCCCAAAATCTCCTGCACCACCACCCCAATCTGGCGGCGGCCAATCTCCAGCCGCGCTTCGACGCCTTTCCGTGGCGGCCGGACGACAGGCTGCTGCGTGCCTGGCAGCGCGGCGCCACCGGCTATCCGATCGTCGATGCCGGCATGCGCCAGCTCTGGCGCACCGGCTGGATGCACAATCGCGTGCGGATGATCACCGCCTCGTTCCTGGTCAAGCACCTGCTGCAGGATTGGCGGGCCGGCGAAGCCTGGTTCTGGGACACGCTGGTCGATGCCGACCCGGCCTCGAATCCCGCAAGCTGGCAGTGGGTGGCCGGTTGCGGCGCCGATGCCGCGCCCTATTTCCGTATCTTCAACCCCATCCTTCAGGGCGAGAAATTCGATCCCGATGGCGCCTATGTCCGCCGCTTCATCCCCGAGCTTGCCGGGCTTCCGTCCGCCATCATCCACCAGCCCTGGAGGGCTTCGCCGCTTGAACGTGCCGCGGCCGGCGTCCGGCTCGGCGACACCTACCCCGCCCCCATCGTCGACCATGCGTGGGCACGCAACCGCGCTCTGGCCGCGTTCGCCGAAATCAAGTCAAATGCGGCCTGA
- a CDS encoding TrpB-like pyridoxal phosphate-dependent enzyme yields MSDSVKYLLPEDRIPRAWYNLAADLPAPLPPGLHPGTGKPLGPDDLAPIFPMALIAQEVSTEREIEIPEPVREIYRLWRPSPLVRARRLEKALDTPARIFFKYEGVSPAGSHKPNTAVAQAFYNREAGIKKLSTETGAGQWGSSLAFAGSLFGIEVKVYMVKVSYNQKPYRRALMETYGATCIASPSNETASGRAILAANPDSPGSLGIAISEAVEVAAQNPDTNYALGSVLNHVGLHQSVIGLEAIEQMEMAGFWPDVVIACAGGGSNFAGLAFPFLGKKLREGKDVRVVAVEPAACPTLTRGTYAYDFGDTAHLTPLMKMHTLGSSFVPPGFHAGGLRYHGMAPMVSHARELGLIEARAVHQNPCFEAGLLFARQEGIVPAPESTHAVRAAIDEALAAKVEGKPRTILFNLSGHGHFDMQAYMDYLSGKLEDRDYDETALNASLDQLPKIAAE; encoded by the coding sequence ATGAGCGACAGCGTCAAGTATCTGCTGCCGGAAGATCGCATTCCGCGCGCCTGGTACAATCTTGCGGCCGACCTGCCGGCGCCGCTGCCGCCGGGCCTGCATCCGGGTACCGGCAAGCCCCTCGGTCCGGACGACCTCGCCCCCATCTTTCCGATGGCGCTGATCGCCCAGGAAGTCTCCACCGAGCGCGAGATCGAGATCCCCGAGCCGGTGCGCGAGATCTACCGGCTGTGGCGCCCCTCGCCGCTGGTGCGCGCCCGCCGGCTGGAGAAGGCGCTCGACACCCCGGCGCGCATCTTCTTCAAGTATGAAGGCGTGAGCCCGGCCGGCTCGCACAAGCCCAACACCGCGGTGGCCCAGGCCTTCTACAACCGCGAGGCCGGCATCAAGAAGCTGTCGACCGAGACCGGGGCAGGGCAGTGGGGCTCCTCGCTGGCCTTCGCCGGGTCCCTGTTCGGGATCGAGGTCAAGGTCTACATGGTCAAGGTCTCCTACAATCAGAAGCCCTATCGCCGGGCGCTGATGGAGACCTACGGCGCCACCTGCATTGCCAGCCCGTCGAACGAAACCGCGTCGGGCCGCGCCATTCTGGCCGCCAATCCGGATTCGCCCGGCAGCCTCGGCATCGCGATCTCGGAAGCGGTGGAGGTCGCGGCCCAGAATCCCGACACCAACTACGCCCTGGGCAGCGTGCTCAACCATGTCGGCCTGCACCAGAGCGTGATCGGGCTTGAGGCCATCGAACAGATGGAGATGGCCGGCTTCTGGCCGGACGTGGTGATCGCCTGCGCCGGCGGCGGCTCCAATTTCGCCGGTCTGGCCTTCCCCTTCCTCGGCAAGAAGCTGCGCGAGGGCAAGGACGTGCGGGTGGTGGCGGTGGAGCCGGCGGCCTGCCCGACGCTGACCCGCGGCACCTACGCCTACGACTTCGGCGACACGGCGCACCTCACCCCGCTGATGAAGATGCACACGCTGGGCTCGTCCTTCGTGCCGCCCGGCTTCCATGCCGGCGGCCTGCGCTATCACGGCATGGCGCCGATGGTCAGCCACGCGCGCGAACTCGGCCTGATCGAGGCCCGCGCGGTGCACCAGAACCCGTGCTTCGAGGCCGGCCTGCTGTTCGCCCGCCAGGAAGGCATCGTACCGGCGCCGGAATCGACCCATGCGGTGCGCGCCGCCATCGACGAGGCGCTCGCCGCCAAGGTCGAAGGCAAGCCGCGCACCATCCTGTTCAACCTGTCCGGCCACGGCCATTTCGACATGCAGGCCTACATGGACTACCTGTCGGGCAAGCTCGAAGACCGCGACTACGACGAGACGGCGCTCAACGCCTCGCTCGATCAGCTGCCGAAGATCGCGGCGGAGTAA
- a CDS encoding methyl-accepting chemotaxis protein: MNSSSLSKALAAGGVAAAAVALGLACTLLGWHGAVPVVLAVGLAAMALALHFALRVRREFGRIATVCRAIAEGDFEARLTGITERGDLGAMQWMLNDMIDRCDAYVRESAAAMQAVRSNTYYRTIRPEGLKGAMLAAANSINATMAAIQARLGAFANETAKFETSIQGIVENVASASASMGDTANAMTENASATLSRATTVAAASEEATVNMQTVAAAATQLSTSAREVGEQVGMSATIAQQAVSRTREAHQTIQVLETASESIGQVAELIRAIAAQTNLLALNATIEAARAGEAGRGFAVVAQEVKSLAGQTAQATSQIAAQIAEVQASTRSAVEAIAEIARTIGEVDQITSHVARAVETQMAATAEIARNVEQAFDGIRDITTNIHGATEIAGRTETLADGTKAASGELSAKAQQLTEEVRSFLAALHNGPLNRRKRDDPTYRGPERRQDRGKAAA, encoded by the coding sequence ATGAACTCGTCCTCTCTCTCTAAGGCCCTGGCCGCCGGCGGCGTGGCCGCGGCGGCTGTCGCCCTGGGCTTGGCGTGCACGCTTCTCGGTTGGCACGGCGCCGTGCCGGTCGTGCTGGCGGTGGGCCTCGCCGCCATGGCGCTGGCTCTCCATTTCGCCCTCAGGGTGCGGCGCGAGTTCGGCCGCATCGCCACCGTCTGCCGCGCGATCGCCGAAGGCGACTTCGAGGCGCGGCTGACCGGCATCACCGAGCGCGGCGATCTCGGCGCCATGCAGTGGATGCTGAACGACATGATCGACCGCTGCGACGCCTATGTGCGCGAGTCGGCGGCGGCAATGCAGGCGGTGCGCTCAAATACTTATTATCGCACCATCCGCCCCGAGGGGCTGAAGGGCGCCATGCTCGCTGCGGCCAACAGCATCAACGCCACGATGGCGGCGATCCAGGCCCGCCTCGGCGCCTTCGCCAACGAGACAGCCAAGTTCGAAACGTCGATCCAGGGCATCGTCGAGAATGTCGCATCGGCGTCGGCCAGCATGGGCGATACCGCCAATGCAATGACCGAGAACGCCAGCGCCACGCTGAGCCGCGCCACCACGGTGGCGGCAGCCTCGGAAGAGGCGACGGTGAACATGCAGACAGTCGCGGCGGCGGCCACCCAGCTTTCCACCTCGGCCCGCGAGGTCGGCGAGCAGGTGGGGATGTCGGCCACCATCGCCCAGCAGGCGGTGAGCCGCACCCGCGAGGCGCACCAGACCATCCAGGTGCTGGAGACCGCCAGCGAGAGCATCGGTCAGGTCGCCGAGCTGATCCGCGCCATCGCCGCCCAGACCAACCTGCTTGCGCTCAACGCCACCATCGAGGCCGCCCGCGCCGGCGAGGCCGGGCGCGGCTTCGCGGTGGTGGCGCAGGAGGTGAAGTCGCTGGCCGGCCAGACCGCGCAGGCGACCAGCCAGATCGCAGCCCAGATCGCCGAGGTCCAGGCCTCGACCCGCAGCGCGGTCGAGGCCATCGCCGAGATCGCCCGCACCATCGGCGAGGTCGACCAGATCACCAGCCATGTCGCCAGGGCGGTCGAGACGCAGATGGCCGCAACCGCCGAGATTGCCCGCAACGTCGAGCAGGCGTTCGACGGCATCCGCGACATCACCACCAACATCCACGGCGCCACCGAGATCGCCGGCCGCACCGAGACGCTGGCGGACGGCACCAAGGCCGCCTCCGGCGAGCTGTCGGCCAAGGCCCAGCAATTGACCGAGGAAGTGCGCAGCTTCCTCGCCGCGCTGCACAACGGCCCGCTGAACCGCCGCAAGCGCGACGATCCGACCTATCGCGGACCCGAGCGGCGGCAGGACCGCGGAAAGGCCGCAGCTTGA